In the Pseudonocardia cypriaca genome, one interval contains:
- a CDS encoding NUDIX hydrolase gives MATVVTPSVFVAVREEQGRLLLVRRRDSGAWELPGGRVDVGESAVEAAVRETAEEAGLRVQITGLVGLFTDPAHVVESAMGDEIRQQFVLCFHGWAVWGRPRPDGHEITDAAWFDPATVEALTLEPGARRWIHHALAGASEPHLE, from the coding sequence ATGGCAACCGTCGTGACGCCGTCCGTGTTCGTCGCGGTCCGCGAGGAGCAGGGCCGTCTGCTGCTGGTGAGACGCCGCGACAGCGGTGCGTGGGAGCTGCCCGGGGGTCGCGTCGATGTCGGGGAGAGCGCCGTCGAGGCGGCGGTGCGCGAGACGGCCGAGGAGGCGGGCCTGCGCGTGCAGATCACCGGGCTGGTCGGGTTGTTCACCGACCCGGCCCACGTCGTCGAGTCCGCGATGGGCGACGAGATCCGCCAGCAGTTCGTGTTGTGCTTCCACGGCTGGGCCGTGTGGGGACGTCCCCGCCCTGACGGGCACGAGATCACCGACGCCGCCTGGTTCGACCCCGCCACCGTCGAGGCGCTGACGCTCGAGCCCGGGGCCCGCCGGTGGATCCACCACGCGCTCGCAGGGGCGAGCGAGCCCCACCTCGAATGA
- a CDS encoding LuxR C-terminal-related transcriptional regulator has translation MAPVPHAKISIPPLPPEFVVRTALRAALDAGVTTDVTLVCAPAGYGKTLLLADWSRSSTAADTAWVSLYRDDNDPRRLWASIVAALAACPSVPPTSRLHDRWIWRADAQPEFLAELVDAVEAVPRPIRLILDDVHELVDPEAQHGVQILTQNHPAGMQLVLSSRLDPPLSLPRLRLAGRLRELRAAQLRLSLAETGSLLEKSGLRLMPAQVALLHQRTGGWAAGLRLAAFGVANSADRDGFLTQFSGDERSVADYLVGEVLSDLPEDVQEFLRVISISDPVPTGLAAELSGREDAGSVLNGLDHRTSLLSPIGQRRDAYIVHELLRTHLLADLRRQGLKRAAELHGVAARWWASRPEPVHALDHAAQSHDSKLLTDLLHRFAVPLILAGDHQPLRRALARAGAQAVATDPWLALTSAVAHLEAGELPAARGDLRRARQSWPADGPADLAVLRMVAEQLTTCVGEPVASSTSPALGVFDELPVEPELEALVRLSRGTARLERDDRAGARAEFEAALLLSRSHGFDYLTMQCLALLGAVAGTTGDMQTMRTMSIEAAAAAVEHGWECSAWSGTATAMLAYAALLRTETAEAERLATEGLAVGGATSPSQLRFALQAVRGAAAFDRGDRAGGLAELQQARSEFGDLPASPEQVAALAMLEFHAALLLGHSAAARTVLGWLASRTGENGELLMMRAWADATSSRGEHARSLLRPVLEGAVTALLPQSLVEAWLLETSLAVTAGERPAARRALQSALAIAEPLDALRPFTHAGPGIRELLVHQHGSFGASDAFAERALAAGAGNRTRQALLSERELTVLGLLPSLLSLDEIAVDLTVSVNTVKSHVRSIYTKLGVSSRRLAVLSAHEHGLLSGGVRPDALSEVVTGRIIQH, from the coding sequence GTGGCACCCGTTCCGCACGCCAAGATCTCGATTCCGCCGCTTCCGCCGGAGTTCGTCGTACGGACCGCTCTCCGTGCCGCCCTCGATGCGGGCGTAACAACCGACGTGACGCTCGTCTGCGCCCCCGCCGGGTACGGCAAGACTCTGCTGCTGGCGGACTGGTCGCGTTCGAGCACGGCGGCGGACACGGCATGGGTGAGCCTCTACCGCGACGACAACGACCCGAGGAGGTTGTGGGCGTCGATCGTGGCAGCTCTCGCCGCATGCCCGTCGGTCCCCCCTACCAGTCGCCTGCACGATCGGTGGATCTGGCGGGCCGATGCGCAGCCGGAGTTCCTGGCGGAGCTCGTCGACGCCGTCGAGGCAGTGCCCCGACCGATCCGGTTGATCCTCGACGACGTGCACGAGCTGGTCGATCCGGAGGCCCAGCACGGCGTCCAGATCCTGACCCAGAATCACCCGGCCGGCATGCAGCTCGTCCTCTCCAGCCGACTCGATCCCCCACTCTCCCTCCCGCGGCTGCGCCTCGCGGGCCGGCTCCGCGAGCTGCGCGCCGCGCAGCTGCGCCTCTCGCTGGCCGAGACGGGGTCGCTGCTCGAGAAGTCGGGGCTGCGCCTCATGCCCGCGCAGGTCGCCCTCCTGCACCAGCGCACCGGGGGATGGGCGGCCGGGCTGCGCCTGGCCGCGTTCGGCGTGGCCAACTCTGCGGATCGGGACGGGTTCCTGACCCAGTTCTCCGGCGACGAGCGCTCCGTCGCGGACTACCTCGTCGGGGAGGTCCTCTCCGACCTGCCCGAGGACGTGCAGGAGTTCCTGCGCGTGATCAGCATCAGCGACCCGGTCCCGACCGGGCTCGCCGCCGAGCTGTCGGGGCGGGAGGACGCCGGCAGCGTGCTCAATGGGCTCGACCACCGGACATCCCTACTGTCGCCGATCGGCCAGCGGCGCGATGCCTACATCGTCCACGAGCTCCTGCGCACACACCTGCTCGCCGATCTCCGGCGGCAGGGACTGAAGCGGGCAGCCGAGCTGCACGGCGTTGCCGCCCGCTGGTGGGCGAGCCGGCCCGAGCCGGTCCATGCCCTTGACCACGCAGCTCAGAGCCACGACTCGAAGCTGTTGACGGACCTGCTGCACCGGTTCGCCGTTCCGCTGATCCTGGCCGGGGACCACCAGCCGCTGCGGCGCGCCCTCGCCAGAGCCGGCGCGCAAGCCGTCGCCACAGATCCCTGGCTGGCTCTGACCTCAGCGGTGGCCCACCTCGAGGCCGGGGAGCTCCCTGCAGCTCGGGGCGATCTCCGCCGCGCCCGGCAGTCGTGGCCCGCCGACGGCCCGGCTGACCTGGCCGTGTTGCGCATGGTGGCCGAGCAGCTCACCACCTGTGTCGGCGAGCCAGTCGCGTCCTCGACCTCCCCTGCTCTCGGCGTCTTCGACGAGCTGCCCGTCGAACCCGAGCTGGAGGCACTCGTCCGACTGAGCCGCGGCACGGCTCGGCTGGAGAGGGACGACCGGGCCGGGGCACGCGCGGAGTTCGAAGCCGCGCTGCTGCTGAGCCGCAGCCACGGCTTCGACTACCTGACGATGCAGTGCCTCGCCCTCCTGGGCGCCGTCGCGGGCACGACGGGCGACATGCAGACGATGCGGACGATGAGCATCGAGGCCGCTGCCGCCGCGGTCGAACACGGCTGGGAATGCTCGGCGTGGTCCGGCACCGCCACGGCGATGCTGGCGTATGCCGCGCTCCTGCGGACGGAGACCGCGGAGGCCGAGCGCCTCGCGACCGAGGGCCTCGCGGTGGGTGGGGCAACGTCACCTTCCCAGCTGCGGTTCGCCCTGCAGGCCGTTCGTGGTGCCGCGGCCTTCGACCGCGGGGACAGGGCGGGTGGGCTGGCCGAGCTGCAGCAGGCACGCTCGGAGTTCGGTGACCTCCCGGCGAGTCCGGAGCAGGTTGCCGCGCTCGCGATGCTGGAGTTCCACGCCGCGCTGCTGCTCGGGCACTCCGCGGCGGCGCGGACGGTACTGGGATGGCTGGCCAGCCGCACCGGCGAGAACGGCGAGCTGCTGATGATGCGTGCGTGGGCCGACGCGACGAGCAGCCGCGGCGAGCACGCGCGGTCGCTGCTCCGGCCGGTGCTGGAGGGAGCCGTGACTGCGCTGCTCCCCCAGAGCCTGGTGGAAGCGTGGCTGCTGGAGACATCGCTCGCCGTCACCGCCGGAGAGCGACCAGCCGCGCGCCGGGCCCTGCAGAGCGCGCTGGCCATCGCCGAGCCGCTCGACGCCCTCCGGCCGTTCACGCACGCGGGGCCGGGCATCCGCGAGCTCCTCGTGCACCAGCACGGCAGCTTCGGCGCCTCGGACGCGTTCGCGGAGCGTGCGCTCGCCGCAGGCGCGGGTAATAGAACACGGCAGGCGCTGCTGAGCGAGCGGGAGCTCACGGTGCTCGGGCTGCTCCCGTCGCTGCTGTCGCTGGATGAGATCGCCGTCGACCTCACCGTTTCGGTGAACACCGTGAAGAGCCACGTGAGGTCGATCTACACCAAGCTCGGCGTGAGCAGCAGGCGACTGGCCGTGCTCTCCGCCCACGAACACGGGCTGCTCAGCGGCGGCGTGCGGCCGGACGCCCTGTCCGAAGTAGTTACAGGCCGGATTATTCAGCACTGA